In the Mycolicibacterium thermoresistibile genome, one interval contains:
- a CDS encoding UvrD-helicase domain-containing protein → MRPLPGAVQLSGAGRAGRIGAAVTARHSPADLAEALGLFPPTEEQAAVIAAPPGPLVVIAGAGAGKTETMAARVVWLVANGYARPDQVLGLTFTRKAAGQLLRRVRSRLARLAGTGLVPANSAPDWTTESVTVSTYHAFAGTLLREHGLLLPVEPDTRLIGETELWQLAYRVVCEHPGPLDTDKTPAAITAMVLRLAGQLAEHLVDTDQLRDTHVELERLVHTLPAGPYQRDRGPSQWLLNMLATQTERAALVPLIDAVHRRMRAEKVMDFGMQMAAAARLASEHPQVGAALRQRFRVVLLDEYQDTGHAQRIALSALFGGGVDDDLALTAVGDPIQSIYGWRGASATNLPRFATDFPHSDGSPAPTLELRTSWRNPPRTLHLANAISAEARRRSVAVRALRPRPDAEPGTIRCALLDDVQSEREWVAEQLAALYRHARDAGDTPPTAAVLVRRNADAAPMAQALTARGVPVEVVGLAGLLAVPEVADVVAMLRLAADPTAGSAAVRILTGPRWRLGARDLTALWRRAVELGTVEPPGARPDTDGVEQILAGIGPDADEPCLADAICDPGDAAAYSEEGYRRITALAQELTALRAHLHHPLPDLIAEIRRILGVDAEARAGQPVAAGWAGTENLDAFADVVAEFAVRPNATVPALLGYLSAAMEVENGLAPADVTVATDRVQILTVHAAKGLEWEVVAVPHLSRRVFPSTASPRTWLTDAGELPPLLRGDRATTSEHGVPVLDTADVNDRKALSDKIAEHKNRLAQRRTDEERRLLYVAVTRAEDTLLVSGHHWGATESKPRGPSEFLLEIKDVIDRSAEAGDPCGTIDLWAPEPPDGTPNPLRDKAFEVLWPAPPESRAVGHTAAGAALVTAAMAGEVTGGLDPEGWAADVDALLAERDRAARPEPAPLPAQLSVSSLVELGRDPAATALIHRRLPARPDRNTLLGTAFHEWVQRYFHTDGLFDLDDLPGAVDVEPAAADAAGLADLQNAFMTSPWAARTPTEVEVPFDMLIGDTVVRGRIDAVFADDDGGATVVDWKTGEPPRTEDEMRQAAIQLGVYRIAWAAMRGLPVESVRAAFHYVRSGQTVQPDPLPTADDLAALLADADQRTR, encoded by the coding sequence CTGCGCCCACTGCCCGGTGCGGTTCAGTTGTCCGGCGCAGGCCGCGCAGGCCGGATCGGAGCGGCCGTGACCGCGCGTCACAGCCCCGCCGACCTCGCCGAGGCGCTCGGGCTCTTCCCGCCGACCGAGGAACAGGCGGCGGTGATCGCCGCACCGCCCGGCCCGCTGGTGGTGATCGCCGGCGCCGGCGCCGGCAAGACCGAGACGATGGCCGCCCGGGTGGTGTGGCTGGTCGCCAACGGCTATGCCCGCCCCGATCAGGTGCTGGGGCTGACCTTCACCCGCAAGGCCGCCGGCCAGCTGCTGCGCCGGGTGCGGAGCCGGCTGGCGCGGCTGGCCGGCACCGGCCTGGTGCCGGCGAACTCGGCCCCGGACTGGACCACCGAGTCGGTGACCGTCAGCACCTACCACGCCTTCGCCGGCACCTTGCTGCGCGAGCACGGGCTGCTGCTCCCGGTCGAGCCCGACACCCGGCTGATCGGCGAGACCGAACTGTGGCAACTGGCCTACCGGGTGGTGTGCGAGCATCCCGGCCCGCTGGACACCGACAAGACCCCCGCGGCGATCACCGCCATGGTGCTGCGGCTGGCCGGTCAGCTCGCCGAACATCTGGTGGACACCGATCAGCTCCGCGATACCCACGTCGAACTGGAACGGCTGGTGCACACCCTGCCGGCCGGCCCGTACCAGCGCGACCGCGGCCCGAGCCAGTGGCTGCTGAACATGTTGGCCACCCAGACCGAACGCGCCGCGCTGGTACCGCTCATCGACGCGGTACACCGCCGGATGCGCGCCGAGAAGGTGATGGACTTCGGCATGCAGATGGCCGCCGCGGCCCGGCTGGCCTCCGAGCACCCGCAGGTCGGCGCCGCGCTGCGGCAGCGGTTCCGGGTGGTGCTGCTCGACGAATACCAGGACACCGGCCATGCCCAGCGGATCGCGCTGTCGGCGTTGTTCGGCGGCGGTGTCGACGACGACCTCGCGCTGACCGCGGTCGGGGATCCGATCCAGTCCATCTACGGCTGGCGCGGCGCGTCGGCGACCAACCTGCCGCGGTTCGCCACCGACTTCCCGCACTCCGACGGAAGCCCGGCGCCCACCCTGGAACTGCGCACCAGCTGGCGGAACCCGCCGCGCACCCTGCACCTGGCGAACGCGATCTCCGCCGAGGCGCGGCGCCGCTCGGTGGCGGTGCGGGCGCTGCGGCCCCGGCCGGACGCCGAACCGGGCACCATCCGGTGTGCGCTGCTCGATGACGTGCAGTCCGAACGGGAGTGGGTCGCCGAGCAGCTCGCCGCACTGTACCGGCACGCCCGCGACGCCGGGGACACCCCGCCGACGGCCGCGGTGTTGGTGCGCCGCAACGCCGATGCCGCGCCGATGGCGCAGGCGCTCACCGCCCGGGGTGTGCCGGTCGAAGTGGTCGGCCTGGCCGGCCTGCTGGCGGTACCCGAGGTCGCCGACGTCGTGGCGATGCTGCGGCTGGCCGCCGACCCGACCGCGGGCAGCGCCGCGGTGCGCATCCTGACCGGGCCGCGTTGGCGACTCGGTGCCCGCGACCTCACCGCCCTGTGGCGGCGCGCCGTCGAGCTGGGCACCGTCGAGCCCCCGGGGGCTCGCCCCGACACCGACGGTGTCGAGCAGATCCTCGCGGGCATCGGGCCGGACGCCGACGAACCGTGCCTGGCCGACGCCATCTGCGATCCCGGTGATGCCGCTGCCTACTCGGAGGAGGGGTACCGGCGCATCACCGCACTGGCGCAGGAGCTGACCGCGCTGCGCGCGCACCTGCACCATCCGCTGCCCGATCTCATCGCCGAGATCCGCCGGATACTCGGGGTGGACGCCGAGGCGCGGGCCGGCCAACCGGTGGCCGCGGGCTGGGCGGGCACCGAGAACCTCGACGCGTTCGCCGACGTGGTCGCCGAGTTCGCCGTCCGGCCCAACGCGACGGTGCCGGCGCTGCTGGGCTATCTCAGCGCCGCGATGGAGGTGGAGAACGGTCTGGCGCCGGCGGACGTCACGGTCGCCACGGACCGGGTGCAGATCCTCACCGTGCACGCCGCCAAGGGCTTGGAGTGGGAGGTGGTCGCGGTACCGCACCTGAGCCGTCGGGTGTTTCCGTCCACCGCATCCCCGCGCACCTGGCTCACCGACGCGGGGGAGTTGCCGCCACTGCTGCGTGGTGACCGCGCCACCACCTCCGAGCACGGAGTGCCGGTGCTCGACACCGCCGACGTCAACGACCGGAAAGCCCTCAGCGACAAGATCGCCGAGCACAAGAACCGGTTGGCGCAACGCCGCACCGACGAGGAGCGTCGGCTGCTGTACGTGGCCGTCACCCGCGCCGAGGACACGCTGCTCGTCTCCGGACACCATTGGGGGGCAACGGAATCGAAACCCCGCGGGCCGTCCGAGTTCCTCCTGGAGATCAAGGACGTCATCGATCGGTCGGCCGAAGCCGGCGATCCGTGCGGAACCATCGACCTGTGGGCGCCGGAACCGCCGGACGGCACGCCGAACCCCCTGCGTGACAAGGCGTTCGAAGTGCTGTGGCCGGCCCCTCCGGAAAGCCGCGCCGTCGGCCACACCGCCGCCGGCGCGGCGTTGGTCACCGCGGCGATGGCCGGCGAGGTCACCGGCGGTCTGGATCCGGAGGGCTGGGCCGCCGACGTGGACGCCCTGCTGGCCGAACGGGACCGGGCGGCGCGACCCGAACCGGCGCCGCTGCCGGCCCAGCTGTCGGTCAGCTCGCTGGTCGAGCTCGGCCGCGACCCGGCGGCGACAGCGCTGATACACCGGCGGCTGCCGGCGCGCCCGGATCGCAACACCCTGCTCGGTACGGCATTCCACGAGTGGGTGCAGCGGTACTTCCACACCGACGGCCTGTTCGACCTCGACGATCTGCCCGGTGCGGTGGACGTCGAACCCGCCGCGGCGGACGCCGCCGGGCTGGCCGACCTGCAGAACGCGTTCATGACCTCGCCGTGGGCGGCGCGCACCCCGACCGAGGTGGAGGTGCCGTTCGACATGCTCATCGGCGACACCGTGGTGCGGGGTCGCATCGACGCGGTGTTCGCCGACGACGACGGCGGGGCGACCGTGGTGGACTGGAAGACCGGGGAGCCGCCGCGCACCGAGGACGAGATGCGGCAGGCGGCGATTCAGCTCGGGGTGTACCGGATCGCGTGGGCGGCGATGCGCGGGCTGCCCGTCGAATCGGTGCGCGCGGCGTTCCACTACGTCCGCTCCGGTCAGACCGTGCAACCCGATCCGCTGCCGACCGCGGACGATCTGGCCGCGCTGCTCGCAGATGCCGATCAGCGCACCCGGTGA
- a CDS encoding potassium channel family protein — protein MTKGRLRRRLAAIEQDLTSQPEARLVDILRIPEPFVSPTQRIVRRIIYATLALMAAVVIVYLDRDGYRDVQGNELSFLDCLYYATVSLSTTGYGDITPVTPEARLINVLVITPLRVAFLIVLIGTTVETLTSQSRAALKIQRWRSRVRNHTVVIGYGTKGKTAVAAMVEDEVAPADIVVVDDDPTALERARAAGLVTVHGDATKAEVLRLASVQHAKSIIVATDNDASAVLVTLTARELAPNAKIIAAARESDNQHLLKQSGADSTVVSSETAGRLLGVATQTPSVVAIIEDLLTPDAGFSIAEREVTPKEVGGSPRHLQDIVLGVVRDGHLYRVDEPEVDAVEAGDRLLYIRISDGDR, from the coding sequence ATGACCAAAGGTAGGTTGCGGCGTCGGCTCGCCGCGATCGAACAGGATCTGACTTCCCAGCCCGAGGCGCGGCTCGTGGACATCCTGCGGATCCCGGAGCCGTTCGTCAGCCCCACCCAGCGCATCGTGCGCCGCATCATCTATGCGACGCTGGCGCTGATGGCGGCGGTGGTCATCGTCTACCTGGACCGCGACGGCTACCGCGACGTGCAGGGCAACGAACTGTCTTTCCTGGACTGCCTGTACTACGCGACGGTGTCCCTGTCGACCACCGGGTACGGCGACATCACGCCGGTCACCCCGGAAGCCCGGCTGATCAACGTGCTGGTGATCACGCCACTGCGGGTCGCGTTCCTGATCGTGCTGATCGGCACCACCGTGGAAACGCTGACCAGCCAGTCGCGGGCCGCCCTGAAGATCCAGCGCTGGAGGAGCAGAGTGCGAAACCACACCGTCGTCATCGGTTACGGCACCAAGGGGAAGACGGCCGTCGCCGCGATGGTCGAGGACGAGGTGGCGCCGGCCGACATCGTCGTCGTCGACGACGATCCGACCGCACTGGAACGGGCGCGGGCAGCCGGCCTGGTCACCGTGCACGGCGACGCCACCAAGGCCGAGGTGCTGCGGCTGGCCAGCGTCCAGCACGCCAAATCGATCATCGTGGCCACCGACAACGACGCCAGCGCGGTGCTGGTCACCTTGACCGCCCGCGAGCTGGCGCCCAACGCCAAGATCATCGCGGCGGCCCGGGAATCGGACAATCAGCATCTGCTCAAACAGTCCGGCGCCGACTCCACCGTGGTGTCCTCGGAGACCGCGGGGCGGCTGCTGGGTGTGGCCACCCAGACCCCCAGCGTGGTGGCGATCATCGAGGACCTGCTCACCCCGGACGCCGGCTTCTCCATCGCCGAACGCGAGGTCACCCCGAAGGAGGTGGGCGGCTCACCGCGCCATCTGCAGGACATCGTGTTGGGGGTGGTGCGGGACGGCCACCTGTACCGGGTCGACGAACCCGAGGTCGACGCGGTCGAGGCCGGTGACCGACTGCTCTACATCCGCATCTCGGACGGTGATCGATGA
- the nudC gene encoding NAD(+) diphosphatase → MTRRTPFRLRNTPLLSRVGADRADVLRTDVEAATAGWRDALLLRVDRRNQVLIADGQVVLNKATEIGDKPPEDAVFLGRLGDGRHVWAVRAALEPPADRPDATVLDLRRTGHIFDDVSAQLVATATALLNWHDNAKFSAIDGAPTKPVNGGWSRVNLVNGHEEFPRIDPAVICLVHDGHDRCVLARQRLWPERFFSLVAGFVEAGESFESCVVREIAEELGLTVTDVEYLGSQPWPFPRSLMVGFHAVGDPDQPFSFNDGEIVEAAWFTRDEVREALAAGDWSSDSSSRLLLPGSISIAREIIESWAELD, encoded by the coding sequence ATGACTCGCAGGACCCCGTTCCGGTTGCGGAACACACCGCTGCTCTCACGCGTCGGCGCGGACCGCGCCGACGTGCTGCGCACCGACGTCGAGGCGGCCACCGCCGGCTGGCGGGACGCGCTGCTGCTGCGGGTGGACCGCCGCAATCAGGTGCTGATCGCCGACGGGCAGGTGGTGCTGAACAAGGCCACCGAGATCGGCGACAAACCGCCGGAGGACGCGGTGTTCCTCGGGCGGCTGGGGGACGGGCGGCACGTGTGGGCGGTGCGCGCAGCGCTGGAGCCGCCCGCCGACCGCCCCGACGCGACGGTGCTCGACCTGCGCCGCACCGGGCACATCTTCGACGACGTCAGCGCCCAGCTGGTGGCCACCGCGACCGCGCTGCTGAACTGGCATGACAACGCCAAGTTCAGCGCGATCGACGGCGCCCCGACCAAACCGGTCAACGGCGGCTGGTCCCGGGTGAACCTGGTCAACGGGCACGAGGAATTCCCGCGTATCGACCCGGCGGTGATCTGCCTGGTGCACGACGGGCACGACCGCTGCGTGCTGGCCCGTCAACGGCTCTGGCCGGAGCGGTTCTTCTCGTTGGTCGCCGGATTCGTCGAGGCCGGCGAATCGTTCGAGTCGTGCGTGGTGCGCGAGATCGCCGAGGAGCTCGGGCTCACCGTGACCGACGTCGAGTACCTCGGCAGCCAGCCGTGGCCGTTCCCACGGTCGCTGATGGTGGGCTTCCACGCGGTCGGGGATCCCGATCAGCCGTTCTCCTTCAACGACGGCGAGATCGTCGAGGCCGCCTGGTTCACCCGCGACGAGGTACGGGAAGCCCTGGCGGCGGGGGACTGGAGTAGTGACTCGTCGTCGCGGCTGCTGCTGCCGGGATCGATCTCGATCGCCCGGGAGATCATCGAATCCTGGGCGGAACTCGACTAG
- a CDS encoding mycoredoxin, translated as MSADAGELIMYTTTWCGYCKRLQTALKAEGIPYTEVNIEEDPAAAQFVESVNNGNQTVPTVKFPDGSALTNPSIKEVKAKLAG; from the coding sequence ATGAGTGCTGATGCTGGCGAGTTGATCATGTACACCACCACCTGGTGCGGCTACTGCAAGCGGCTGCAGACCGCGCTGAAGGCCGAGGGCATCCCCTACACCGAGGTGAACATCGAGGAGGATCCGGCGGCGGCCCAGTTCGTGGAGTCGGTGAACAACGGCAACCAGACGGTGCCGACGGTGAAGTTTCCGGACGGCTCGGCGCTGACCAACCCCAGCATCAAGGAAGTCAAGGCCAAGCTCGCGGGCTGA
- a CDS encoding ATP-dependent DNA helicase UvrD2, with amino-acid sequence MMVAMPAEASSLRARLLDDLDDEQREAVTAPRGPVCVLAGAGTGKTRTITRRIAYLVAAGHVAPSQVLAVTFTQRAAGEMRGRLRALDDGVGTGAVQAMTFHAAARRQLRYFWPQVVGDAPWQLLDSKFSVVASAANRCGLPTGTDDVRDLAGEIEWAKASLITPEDYPKAVAEAGRDIPFDAAKVAAAYAGYEALKARQETVLLDFDDLLLHTAAAIENEPAVAQEFRDRYRCFVVDEYQDVTPLQQRVLNAWLGERDDLTVVGDANQTIYSFTGATPQYLLDFSRRFPDATVVRLERDYRSTPQVVSLANRVIATARGRMAGSKLHLVGQRPPGPQPTFSEYPDEVAEATAVAKNIARLIESGVAPAEIAVLYRINAQSEVYEEALTEAGIAFQVRGGEGFFSRQEIRQALLVLQRAAERAGTGAVETPAGAELAAAVRGLLEPLGLTAEPPAGTRARERWEALAALADLVDEEVATQPGLTLPGLLNELRRRADARHPPVVQGVTLASLHAAKGLEWDAVFLVGLADGTLPISHALAHGPESEPVEEERRLLYVGITRARVHLALSWALARAPGGRQGRRPSRFLNGIAPNVGSAGDRSGPTRPRRQRGATPRCRICNAVLTAPPAIMLRRCESCPADIDEELLAELKEWRSRTAKEMSVPAYVVFTDNTLIAIAEMLPTDDAALVAIPGIGARKLEQFGPDVLAMVKNRR; translated from the coding sequence ATGATGGTGGCCATGCCGGCAGAGGCTTCATCGTTGCGTGCACGCCTGCTCGACGATCTCGACGACGAACAGCGCGAGGCCGTGACGGCACCCCGCGGGCCGGTGTGTGTGCTCGCCGGGGCCGGCACCGGTAAGACCCGCACCATCACCCGGCGCATCGCCTATCTGGTCGCCGCCGGGCACGTCGCCCCCAGCCAGGTGCTTGCCGTCACCTTCACCCAGCGCGCCGCCGGCGAGATGCGGGGCCGGCTGCGGGCGCTCGACGACGGCGTGGGAACCGGCGCGGTGCAGGCGATGACGTTCCACGCCGCGGCCCGCCGGCAACTGCGGTACTTCTGGCCACAGGTGGTCGGCGACGCGCCCTGGCAGCTGCTGGACAGTAAGTTCTCGGTGGTCGCATCGGCGGCCAACCGGTGCGGGTTGCCGACCGGTACCGACGACGTCCGCGACCTGGCCGGGGAGATCGAGTGGGCCAAGGCCTCGCTCATCACCCCCGAGGACTATCCGAAGGCGGTCGCCGAGGCCGGTCGGGACATCCCGTTCGATGCCGCCAAGGTCGCCGCCGCGTACGCCGGTTACGAGGCGCTGAAGGCCCGCCAGGAGACGGTGCTGCTGGATTTCGACGATCTGCTGTTGCACACCGCGGCGGCGATAGAGAACGAACCCGCGGTCGCCCAGGAGTTCCGGGACCGCTACCGCTGTTTCGTCGTCGACGAATATCAGGACGTCACACCGCTGCAGCAGCGGGTGCTCAACGCCTGGCTGGGGGAGCGCGACGACCTCACCGTGGTCGGCGACGCCAACCAGACCATCTACTCGTTCACCGGGGCCACCCCGCAGTACCTGCTCGACTTCTCCCGGCGGTTCCCCGATGCGACCGTGGTACGGCTGGAACGCGACTACCGGTCCACACCCCAGGTGGTGTCGTTGGCCAACCGGGTCATCGCCACCGCGCGGGGCCGGATGGCCGGCAGCAAGCTGCACCTGGTCGGTCAGCGCCCGCCCGGGCCCCAGCCGACGTTCTCCGAGTATCCCGACGAGGTCGCCGAAGCCACCGCAGTGGCCAAGAACATCGCCCGGCTCATCGAATCCGGCGTCGCGCCGGCGGAGATCGCGGTGCTCTACCGGATCAATGCGCAGTCGGAGGTCTATGAGGAGGCGCTGACCGAGGCCGGCATCGCATTCCAGGTGCGCGGCGGCGAGGGTTTCTTCAGCCGCCAGGAGATCCGGCAGGCGCTGCTGGTGCTGCAACGGGCCGCGGAACGCGCCGGGACCGGAGCCGTCGAGACACCGGCCGGGGCCGAACTCGCCGCCGCGGTCCGGGGTCTGCTGGAACCGCTGGGCCTGACCGCCGAACCGCCCGCGGGCACCCGGGCCCGGGAACGCTGGGAGGCGCTGGCGGCGCTGGCCGATCTGGTCGACGAGGAGGTGGCCACCCAACCGGGTCTGACACTGCCGGGCCTGCTGAACGAACTGCGCCGCCGCGCCGACGCCCGTCACCCACCGGTCGTGCAGGGCGTGACGCTGGCGTCGCTGCACGCCGCGAAGGGCCTGGAATGGGATGCGGTGTTCCTGGTGGGGCTTGCCGACGGCACCCTGCCCATCTCGCACGCGTTGGCACATGGGCCCGAGAGCGAACCGGTGGAGGAGGAGCGACGGCTGCTCTACGTCGGGATCACCCGTGCCCGAGTGCATCTGGCGCTGAGCTGGGCGCTGGCCCGGGCGCCCGGCGGGCGGCAGGGCCGGCGGCCGTCGCGCTTCCTCAACGGAATCGCCCCGAACGTCGGGTCGGCCGGCGACCGGTCCGGCCCGACTCGGCCGCGCCGGCAGCGCGGCGCCACCCCGCGCTGCCGCATCTGCAACGCCGTCCTCACCGCACCGCCGGCGATCATGCTGCGACGGTGCGAGTCGTGCCCCGCCGACATCGACGAGGAACTGCTCGCCGAGTTGAAGGAATGGCGGTCGCGGACGGCCAAGGAGATGAGTGTGCCGGCTTACGTGGTGTTCACCGACAACACCCTGATCGCGATCGCCGAGATGCTGCCCACCGACGACGCGGCGCTGGTGGCGATACCGGGTATCGGCGCGCGAAAGCTGGAACAGTTCGGTCCCGACGTCCTGGCCATGGTGAAAAACCGCAGGTAG
- a CDS encoding WhiB family transcriptional regulator yields MPCRTGDPDLWFADDPADLERAKALCAPCPVRRQCLAAALERQEPWGVWGGEIFDRGSIVARKRPRGRPRKNSDPAAA; encoded by the coding sequence ATGCCGTGCCGTACCGGCGATCCCGATCTGTGGTTCGCCGACGATCCCGCCGACCTCGAACGGGCCAAGGCGCTGTGCGCGCCCTGCCCGGTGCGGCGTCAGTGCCTGGCCGCCGCGCTGGAGCGGCAGGAGCCGTGGGGCGTCTGGGGTGGTGAGATCTTCGACCGCGGATCGATCGTGGCGCGCAAACGGCCACGTGGCCGGCCGCGGAAGAACAGCGATCCGGCCGCCGCGTGA
- a CDS encoding macrolide-binding ATPase MABP-1 — protein MDDGVVADIKRGRVSRNAKLAGLGAGLAGRAALGLGKRLTGKSKDEVNAELMDKAAQQLFQVLGELKGGAMKVGQALSVMEAAVPEQYGKPYREALTKLQKDAPPLPASRVHRVLDQQLGTRWRDRFRSFDDRPVASASIGQVHKAIWSDGREVAVKIQYPGADEALRADLKTMQRMVGILKQLSPGADVEGVVEELIERTEMELDYRLEADHQRAFAKAYRDHPHFAVPQVIASAPKVVIAEWIDGIPMSQIIRDGTQEQRDVMATRLTELTYDAPSRLEMMHGDAHPGNFMLLSDGRMGVIDFGAVAPLPGGFPIELGLMLRYALEKDYDNLIATMEKAGFIQPGGEVSIREIDEMLRQYVEPVEVDVFHFNRKWLQRLTAVDMDRSVAQIKTARQMDLPRHLAIPMRVIASVVAISCQLDARVPVKALALEMIPGFAVEAA, from the coding sequence GTGGATGATGGTGTCGTGGCTGACATCAAGCGCGGGCGCGTGTCCCGCAACGCGAAGCTGGCCGGTTTGGGCGCCGGCTTGGCCGGCCGGGCGGCGCTCGGCCTCGGCAAACGGCTGACCGGGAAGTCGAAGGACGAGGTCAACGCCGAGCTGATGGACAAGGCGGCCCAGCAGCTGTTCCAGGTGCTCGGTGAACTCAAGGGCGGCGCGATGAAGGTCGGCCAGGCGTTGTCGGTGATGGAGGCCGCCGTCCCCGAACAGTACGGCAAGCCGTATCGGGAGGCGCTGACCAAGCTGCAGAAGGATGCCCCGCCGCTGCCGGCCTCGCGGGTGCACCGGGTGCTCGACCAGCAGCTCGGCACCAGGTGGCGGGACCGGTTCCGGTCCTTCGACGACCGCCCGGTCGCGTCGGCCAGCATCGGTCAGGTGCACAAGGCGATCTGGTCCGACGGCCGCGAGGTCGCGGTCAAGATCCAGTACCCGGGTGCCGACGAGGCGCTGCGGGCGGACCTGAAGACGATGCAGCGGATGGTCGGGATCCTCAAACAACTCTCGCCGGGCGCCGATGTCGAGGGTGTCGTCGAGGAGCTCATCGAACGCACCGAGATGGAACTGGACTACCGGCTGGAGGCCGACCACCAGCGCGCCTTCGCCAAGGCCTACCGGGACCATCCGCACTTCGCCGTGCCGCAGGTGATCGCCAGCGCCCCCAAGGTGGTGATCGCCGAGTGGATCGACGGCATCCCGATGTCGCAGATCATCCGCGACGGCACGCAGGAGCAGCGGGATGTGATGGCGACCCGGCTGACCGAGCTGACCTATGACGCGCCGAGCCGGCTGGAGATGATGCACGGCGACGCACATCCGGGCAACTTCATGCTGCTGTCCGACGGCCGGATGGGCGTCATCGACTTCGGTGCGGTGGCGCCGCTGCCCGGCGGCTTCCCGATCGAGCTCGGCCTGATGCTGCGCTACGCGCTGGAGAAGGATTACGACAACCTGATCGCCACCATGGAGAAGGCCGGGTTCATCCAGCCCGGCGGCGAGGTGTCGATCCGGGAGATCGACGAGATGCTGCGGCAGTACGTCGAACCGGTGGAGGTCGACGTGTTCCACTTCAACCGCAAGTGGCTGCAGCGTCTCACCGCCGTGGACATGGACCGCTCGGTCGCGCAGATCAAGACCGCACGGCAGATGGATCTGCCCCGCCACCTGGCGATCCCGATGCGGGTGATCGCCTCGGTGGTCGCCATCTCCTGTCAGCTGGATGCCCGAGTCCCGGTCAAAGCCCTTGCGCTGGAGATGATTCCGGGGTTCGCGGTGGAAGCGGCCTGA